The Burkholderia mayonis DNA window GGAGCGGTTGCTTGCGCCTGGTCAGGCGGCTTCGAGGAGCGGCTTCAGGCCGCCTTCGCGGTCGAGCTTCGACAGGTCGTCGTAGCCGCCGACGTGCATGTCGCCGATGTAAATCTGCGGCACGGTGCGGCGGCCGGTGCGCTCCATCATTTCGGCGCGACGCTCCGGCTCCTTGTCGATCAGCACTTTCTCGACGTGCTCGACGCCGCGCAGCTTGAGCAGCCGCTCGGCCTGGATGCAATACGGGCACACCTGCGTGCTGTACATGACCACTTTGTTCACTTCGCCACTCCTTATTTGACGACCGGCATGCCGGCTTGCTGCCACGCGCTGAGGCCGCCCTGCAGCACGTGGACGTCCTGGTAGCCTGCGTCCTCGACGATCTTGCGCGCCTTTTGCGACTGCTGACCGTTCTGGCACACGAGCAGCACGGGCGTGCCCTTGTTCTTCGCGAGCTGGCCGGCCTTCGCCTGCAGCTCGCCGAACTCGACGGAGCGCGCGGACGGCAGATGGCCCGCGCCGTACTCGGCCGCCGGGCGCAGATCGACGACGATCGCGTTGCGGCGGTTGATCAGTTGGGTCGCCTCCGCGGCCGACAGGCCGCCGCCTCCGCGCCGCAGCGCGGGCCATGCGAGGAGACCGCCGGAAACCACCAGGATCGCGATGAGCGCGAGGTTCGTGTAATCGGTGAAAAACGTCACGGAGAATCCGCCGAAAAAGAGAAATCGGAAAGGGCAATCTTGCCATTATAAAATAACCGTCTGACGCGATGTCGCCCCGGAGCCGGGTCCGCATCCGCGCTTACCGCTTCCTCACTACCGACCGCAAGCATCTATGTACAAGCTCGTTCTCATCCGCCACGGCGAATCGACCTGGAACAAGGAAAACCGCTTCACCGGCTGGGTCGACGTCGACCTGACCGAACAAGGCAACCGCGAAGCCCAGCAAGCCGGCCAGCTCCTGAAGGAAGCCGGCTACGCGTTCGACATCGCGTACACGTCGGTGCTGAAGCGCGCAATCCGCACGCTCTGGCATGTGCAGGACCAGATGGATCTGATGTACGTGCCCGTCGTCCACTCGTGGCGGCTGAACGAGCGCCACTACGGCGCGCTGTCGGGCCTCAACAAGACGGAAACGGCCGCGAAGTACGGCGACGAGCAGGTGCTGGTCTGGCGCCGCAGCTACGACACGCCGCCGCCGGCGCTCGAGCCGACCGACGAGCGCGCGCCGTACGACGATCCGCGCTACGCGAAGGTGCCGCGCGAGCAGCTGCCGCTCACCGAATGCCTGAAGGACACGGTCGCGCGCGTGCTGCCGCTGTGGAACGAATCGATCGCGCCGGCGGTGAAGGCCGGCAAGCAGGTGCTGATCGCCGCGCACGGCAACTCGCTGCGCGCGCTGATCAAGTATCTCGACGGCATCTCCGATGCGGACATCGTCGGCCTGAACATCCCGAACGGCGTGCCGCTCGTCTACGAGCTCGACGAGAGCCTGAAGCCCATCCGGCACTACTACCTCGGCGACCAGGACGCGATCGCGCAGGCGCAGGCCGCCGTCGCGCAACAGGGCAAGGCAACCGCGGCGTAACCCCCCGCACGCACGCGCCGCGCGAACCTGTTTCGCGCGGCGTTGTCGGAATCCTGCTGGCGTTCCCCGTTTCGCCCCAATCCACAAGGCATCCGGACGAACAGTTATACTTGACCGTCCTATGACCGTCCCGTTGCTCCCGCGACAGCCACGCGCTTTCCGATCGCACCAGACTCTATGCGTATGAAATTGAAGAACATCGGCCTGATTGCCGCGGGCCTCGCGACCGGCGTCTTCGCGACGCTGCAAATCTCCGCGTCGGCCCAGCAGGCCGTCACGACGGCCGCAGCGCCGCTGCCGCTCGACCAGTTGCGGCTTTTCGCCGAAGTGTTCGGGCAGATCAAGCGCGAATACGTCGAGCCCGTCGACGACAAGAAACTGCTGACCGCGGCGATCAAGGGCATGGTGTCGAGCCTCGACCCGCACTCGTCGTATCTCGACAAGACCGATTACCAGGAACTGCAGGAGCAGACGAAGGGCCGCTTCGCCGGACTCGGCATCGAAATCTCGCAGGAAGACGGCCTCGTCAAGGTGATCTCGCCGATCGAAGACACGCCAGCATTCCGCGCCGGCATCCGTCCGGGCGACCTGATCACCCGCATCAATGATCGCCCGGTGCGCGGCATGACGCTCGACAAGGCGGTCAAGCAGATGCGCGGCGAACCCGGCACGAAGGTCACGCTGACGATCTT harbors:
- the grxC gene encoding glutaredoxin 3 gives rise to the protein MNKVVMYSTQVCPYCIQAERLLKLRGVEHVEKVLIDKEPERRAEMMERTGRRTVPQIYIGDMHVGGYDDLSKLDREGGLKPLLEAA
- a CDS encoding rhodanese-like domain-containing protein; protein product: MTFFTDYTNLALIAILVVSGGLLAWPALRRGGGGLSAAEATQLINRRNAIVVDLRPAAEYGAGHLPSARSVEFGELQAKAGQLAKNKGTPVLLVCQNGQQSQKARKIVEDAGYQDVHVLQGGLSAWQQAGMPVVK
- the gpmA gene encoding 2,3-diphosphoglycerate-dependent phosphoglycerate mutase, whose translation is MYKLVLIRHGESTWNKENRFTGWVDVDLTEQGNREAQQAGQLLKEAGYAFDIAYTSVLKRAIRTLWHVQDQMDLMYVPVVHSWRLNERHYGALSGLNKTETAAKYGDEQVLVWRRSYDTPPPALEPTDERAPYDDPRYAKVPREQLPLTECLKDTVARVLPLWNESIAPAVKAGKQVLIAAHGNSLRALIKYLDGISDADIVGLNIPNGVPLVYELDESLKPIRHYYLGDQDAIAQAQAAVAQQGKATAA